A window of Gouania willdenowi chromosome 12, fGouWil2.1, whole genome shotgun sequence contains these coding sequences:
- the cdc26 gene encoding anaphase-promoting complex subunit CDC26, giving the protein MLRRKPTRLELKIDDTEEFESVKKELEARRRQREEAESGGGGAMASEVGGASASSSTASRTELINERIGYKPHPKPATLPTLFGSLQF; this is encoded by the exons ATGTTGAGGAGAAAGCCGACTCGTCTGGAGCTGAAGATCGACGACACCGAGGAGTTCGAGAGCGTAAAGAAGGAGCTGGAG gctCGTCGGCGTCAGCGTGAGGAGGCGGAGTcgggagggggcggagctatggcCAGtgaggtgggcggagcctcagCATCCTCATCCACAGCGTCCAGAACGGAGCTAATTAACGAGCGAATCGGATACAAGCCCCACCCCAAACCTGCCACGCTGCCCACGCTGTTTGGGAGTTTACAGttctaa
- the prpf4 gene encoding U4/U6 small nuclear ribonucleoprotein Prp4 produces the protein MMADTDGGAPAPKKGRVFYGSLEEKERQRLNMTTGNNAVKEGIEAGNINISSGEYLEIEERVNERQHEALAEFERRRRARQITVSTDDAEVKAGLRALGEPITLFGEGPADRRERLRGVLSVIGPDALRRKDEERAKRSHGECQQTWYHEGPASLKEARLWLARYSLPRATKRLEAARALKETPDPSRTVRQQELHQGLRNLNNFCSQIGDDRPISFCHFSPDSSMLATASWSGLCKLWSVPDCKLIRTLRGHNTSVGAVVFRPGVGVSLSQSDVSLASCAADGTVKLWNLDSDEPVADIEGHTERVSRVSWHPSGRFLGTSCYDCSWRLWDLEVQEEILHQEGHSLGVHDLSFHPDGSLVATGGLDAFGRVWDLRTGRCVVFLEGHLREIYSLQFAPNGHHLATGSGDNTCKVWELRNRKCLYTVPAHQNLLSSVRFQPTDGHFLLTGAYDNTSKVWSHPDWLPLKTLAGHVGKVMGVDVSPDGKLIATCSYDRTFKLWLSE, from the exons ATGATGGCGGACACAGACGGCGGTGCGCCAGCCCCGAAGAAGGGTCGAGTGTTCTATGGAAGTCTGGAGGAGAAGGAACGACAGCGTCTGAACATGACGACAGGAAACAACGCCGTGAAGGAGGGGATAGAAGCAGGCAACATCAACATCTCCTCAG GCGAGTACCTGGAGATTGAGGAGCGGGTCAATGAACGTCAGCATGAGGCTCTGGCTGAGTTTGAGCGGCGTCGTAGAGCTCGTCAGATCACTGTCTCTACCGATGATGCTGAGGTGAAGGCGGGGCTTAGAGCGCTGGGAGAGCCAATCACATTGTTCGGAGAAGGACCAGCTGACCGCCGAGAAAG GTTGAGGGGCGTCCTCTCTGTGATTGGTCCAGATGCTCTGAGGAGGAAGGACGAGGAGCGAGCCAAGAGGTCACATGGCGAG TGCCAGCAGACCTGGTATCACGAAGGTCCCGCCTCTTTGAAGGAAGCTCGACTCTGGTTGGCCAGATACTCCCTGCCTCG GGCGACCAAACGTCTGGAAGCTGCTCGAGCTTTAAAAGAAACTCCCGACCCATCACGGACTGTCAGACAGCAGGAGCTGCACCAGGGCCTCAGA aaTTTAAACAACTTCTGCAGTCAGATCGGAGACGACCGGCCAATCAGCTTCTGCCATTTCAGCCCCGACTCCAGCATGCTTGCCACGGCCTCCTG gAGTGGATTGTGTAAGCTGTGGTCGGTGCCAGACTGTAAGCTGATTCGCACACTCAGAG GACACAACACCAGTGTGGGAGCGGTCGTCTTCAGGCCAGGGGTGGGAGTctctctcagccaatcagacgTCAGCCTGGCATCATGTGCTGCTGATGGAACCGTGAAACTTTGGAACCTGGACAg CGATGAGCCGGTGGCAGATATTGAGGGTCACACTGAGCGAGTGTCTCGAGTGTCTTGGCATCCTTCAGGACGCTTCCTGGGAACCAGCTG CTACGACTGCTCGTGGCGTCTGTGGGATCTTGAGGTCCAGGAGGAGATCCTCCACCAGGAAGGCCACAGTCTGGGAGTTCACGACCTCAGCTTCCATCCTGACGGCTCATTGGTCGCCACAGG AGGCCTGGATGCGTTTGGCCGTGTGTGGGATTTACGAACGGGACGCTGTGTGGTTTTCCTGGAGGGACACCTGAGAGAGATCTACAGCCTGCAGTTCGCCCCCAACgg gcaTCATTTGGCCACAGGAAGTGGTGATAACACCTGCAAGGTTTGGGAGCTGAGGAACAGGAAGTGCCTGTACACAGTCCCCGCCCACCAAAACCTGCTGTCGTCCGTCCGCTTCCAAC CCACCGACGGTCACTTCCTGTTGACCGGAGCCTATGACAACACCTCCAAGGTGTGGAGCCATCCTGATTGGTTGCCTCTGAAGACGTTGGCGGGACATGTGGGAAAG GTGATGGGCGTGGACGTTTCTCCAGACGGGAAACTGATCGCAACCTGTTCATACGACCGGACCTTCAAACTGTGGCTGTCTGAGTGA